A window of Variovorax sp. HW608 genomic DNA:
GGGCACAAAGCGTGCCGAGCACTGCACCCATTGCACTCGCGACGCCGGCAAGCGCCAGCACGACCATCGTCGCTACAGGTATCGCCCAAGTCCATGCGGCCATGATGCCCCTCAGTAAACAGAATGTTTTGAACAGAAGCGAATCGCGGCGAAGCATAGCCGTTCGTCCGCGCGGCGGACAGGGCTCGCACGGTGCAGTGCGCTGAATCCGGCGCGAACGTCTCCTAGCTCCGCCCTGCCAGCCACCCTGCTCGGGTGGTGAACCGGCTGCGTGCTGTCGTTCCGAACAGTTGTTTGTGCCAGCGTGAGAAAGCGCTCGGTTCGGAGAATCCCAACAAAGCGGCGACCTCTCCAAGGGGGCGCGCGCCGTCCTCCAGATATTGGTTCAACAGGTCCTTGCGCACGTCATTGAGCAGCGCGCTGAAGGTCGTGCCTTCGCGCGATAAGTGGCGCGACACGGTCTTGCGGTCGATGCCCAGATGCTGCGCGATCACTTCCACGCGGCAATGTCCGCGCGGCAACAAGAGCACGATGTGCTCGCGCACTCGATCGGAGACCTTCGGCTTCCTTCTTGGAGATGTCCCGAGCAGGCGGTTTGTATAGCGGGCCATGACGGGGTCTGCGCCCGGATTTGGCGCATCGAGGTCGGCCGTATTGCAGATGATCCCGTTGAAGGCGTGGCCAAATTCGACGGCCGGGCCGAAGACGCTCTGATAGAGCGAAAGCCGTTGCGGCGCCCGATGAGAGAAGCACACGAGACGCGG
This region includes:
- a CDS encoding AraC family transcriptional regulator, whose protein sequence is MTNLVRSASLTSFAEMAGACALDAHALLSEVGLPSRCLGEPDLLIPAQPVGRLLELAARRGHEPAFGLRMAQSRRLSNLGPLGLMLRDEPTLRHALEAIVANTHLHNEALSLQVEEVGNLVAIRVELATEDGKPYRQATELAIGVMFRTLEVFMGAQWRPRLVCFSHRAPQRLSLYQSVFGPAVEFGHAFNGIICNTADLDAPNPGADPVMARYTNRLLGTSPRRKPKVSDRVREHIVLLLPRGHCRVEVIAQHLGIDRKTVSRHLSREGTTFSALLNDVRKDLLNQYLEDGARPLGEVAALLGFSEPSAFSRWHKQLFGTTARSRFTTRAGWLAGRS